TCCCTGAAGCTCCTTGTCGCTCTCCTCGCGTTCCATATCGCTGTCATAGAGGCTGACGGCCATCCGGATGAAGGGATCCAGGCTGGCTTCGAAGTCCCGGGGCGCCGCCTCCATCCAGGAAATCCGGGTTTCAAGATCCCCCAGTCGGGTCTGCCCATACATCTCGTCCAGGCGCCGGTCCAGCTTGGCTTCCTGCACCCCGGTCGGTCGAATCCCGAACCAGTCGTCGAAGGCCTGGACGTGCTGTTCTGCCGGGAGCTTGGCGTAGTCCAGGACAAACTGGCGCCAGCAGGCACGGTCCACCTGCGGATCGAAGGTCCGATCGATGCGCTTCAGCCTCTCTCGGATGCGGGTCAAGTCGCGTTCCTGGTAGCCGGGTTCCCGGTGCTCGTCGGGTTTCTGACGCTCCCGGCTGAGCCGGTACAGCCTGCGGGCGGCTCTCAGCAGCGAAGACCGGCCTCCGAGAAAGTCGTAGTGAAGGGCCGCCTCCCGCCCGGACTGGGACTCGGCCACCAGTTTTCCCAGATCGCCGGCAGCGGTCTTCATCCCGGACCGCGAAGGCGGACCGGCTTCGATCCAGGCCTGCAGGTCCCGCTCCAGGGCCCGTTTTCGCTCCAGGATATCGCTCTTGGCGAAACCCTCCAGCATTCCCTTGTAGTTCTTGATGACGTTGTTCAGGCTGGCCTGCAGCGACGCATACTTGAGGGCTTTGTCTTCCCGGCCGGCCACCGTGCGTTCGATGATGTCGTGCCACTGCTGGAAGGCCTTGATGCGGCGGGGGTAATCCCACCGGATAACCCCCTCGACCTCGCTGGCCAGGCGGTAACGGTCGGTGCCCCCCGGATAGCCGGCCACCAGGACCAGGTCTCCGGTGTCGACTCCCCGGGTGGAGACTCTCAGGTGATGCCGGGGCCGGTAGGGAACATTCACTTCCGCATAGTCCGCCGGCTTCCCTTCCGGGCCCATGTAGGCGCGATAGAAGGCATAGTCCCCGGTGTGGCGGGGCCACATCCAGTTGTCGATGTCGCCCCCATACTTGCCGATTGAAAGTGCCGGTGCATACACCAGGCGAACATCCCGGATTTCCAACTGCTTGATCAACTCATACTCCAGCCCGCCGGAGTAGGCGGCCACTCGGCATCGATGCCCCGGGTCCTGCTCGCACTCGGCAACCAGGGCCTTCTGCCTGTCTTCGATGGCCTGATAGCGTTCCCGGGGGCCGGCTCCATCGGGAACCGCCGCCAACACCGAGCGGGTGACGTCCTCCACCGCCACCGTCACCAGGACGTGGGTTCCCGGAGCCGCCGGAAGCTCCCGATCCCGGCCGCCGGCCAGAAAGCCCTCCTCCAGCAGGTTCCGTCCCTCGCTGGAGTTGTGCTGAATGGACCCGTAGGCACAGTGGTGGTTGGTGATCACCAGGCCCTGGGGCGAGACGAAGGAGGCCGTGCAGCCGCCCAGCCAGATCACGGCGTTCATGGGGTGGCCGGTCAGGTCCGACAGGGCCACGGCATCCACCTCCGGATCCAAGGACCTCAGCTCTTCTGCCAAGGCGGGAAGCTGCCCGGGCCTCCACATACCCTCTTCGGCCAGGATAATGGCAGGAAGGAAAACGAGAGAGACCAGGAGAACCAGGCAAGAGACAGCCGCTTGCTTCATGGAAGGAACCTCTGCGGTTGATTGTAAGCTCATTCGGTCAGAGAGTGTTTCACCTTGGCTCCGGCCAAAGTGACTTTTCCATTGCTGATTTTGACACCACCCTCCGGCATAGCCGCTCCGTCGTGGTCGCGAAAATAGAGTGGCAGTCCTTCGGAGAAGTTGAGAGGGCGATTCCGTGGATCCTGCCGTTGATGGTGGATGTGAATGTGGGGTTCGCTGGTGTTGCCCGAGTTGCCGCAGGCACCGATAGGTTCGCCCTCCTGAACCTGGTCCCCGGCCCCTACCAGAACGCTACCTGTCTTGAGGTGCGCGATGACGAGATAGGTCTCCGTGTCGAGAGCGAGCACGACCGTATTGCCGGTCGGGTTTTGCATGTCGTTGCTGACAGCGCCCGGCGTATGGTCGGGCGCTCCATCGGTGGAGTAGTGCACCCGCGCGGACACGGGCGCAACCACCGGCGTTCCGTAACAACCGTAGTCCTCCGGATCTTCCGAGCCGTGCGCTGCCGGTTCGACGACGAGATCATAAGCCCAGCGTTGATCGGGTGTCGATACGTGATAGTTGACAGCCAGGCGATCACCTCCCCAGGCAACGCGGACAGGCTCGTTGGAGGGTAGGCGAACGGTCGCCGGCGGCACCGACCGTTCGATATCGTAGGGAAAAGCCATCATAAGCACGCCGAAACTCCACAGACCGGGCCAAAGGGCCACCAGCGCCAGGGCCGAAGCGACCCACATCGGCCGGCTGAAGCGACGCTTGCGGATGGCATGCATCATCAGTACCAGAATGGTCAGGGGAGCGAGGAGTTGGCCGACGCTGATGAGCGCCAGCCAGCCGTAGACGGCCAGCATGCCTCTGGAGAAGAAAAGTATCCAGGAGGGAAGCAGCAAGACGGCCAGCAGGACGGGCAGAGCCCAACGCAACAGGGATCTGAATCGGCTTACGGGTGCTTCGGTCATGACAGTGCTGTCTCAACGTTCCGGCCGGGACTTAGCGGAAAGCTCACGACTCTTTATCCAGAGCGTCGATCTCGCGTTGGAGCCGGCGAGCCGCCCACTGATTCAACATGGCGACCAACCAGAAAAAACCCACCAAAAACACGACCTTCCCAATCCACTGAGTCCAAAGCATTAGCCCGCTCGCTGCAACGAAAATCGTTATGATTCCCGGTGCGAATGGCAGCAGATACCAACGCCAAACGTCCCGCAACAGATCTCGCTGCCGCACCAGTTCTGCTCGATGGAAGGCGAGACAGGCTCTCAGGCCAAGGTCGGCCGGCAGCATTTGAGCTTCACCTCGCTGTTGAAGCTGGTACACCATATACAAAGTACCAGCAACCAACAAACCCAATCCCGTCCGCACTACTACATCGTCCACGCTCCAAATAAAGTATCCAGATAACAACACCACGATAGCCGACGCCAAGTATTCCATCCGATTCCTCCAACGGATGCGCCACTGGAACTGCCGTGCTTTCTTGCGAATCTGATCTAGCGAAAGTGGGCGAGTATCTACCTCTTGGTTTTGCCAGACAGTCCTCACATCATGCTCGGAAGCTCCACCGCTCATGGTTTCATTCTCCGGCGAAAACGGTTGATCAAAATACTCTTCAATCGATGGATTCTTGTTGCGACGTTGGCTGGTGAAATACCAACGATCTCACCGATCGACCCAGCGTCCACTCCCTCGAGGTACGATAGCATCACCTGGCGGTCGAGCGGCTTGAGCCGCTGGATCAAGTTCAAAAGCCTCTCCAGGGTCTTGTGTCGGTCAGCAGCCAGATCGACTTCCTCGCTATCCGCAATCATCTCGATCTCCTGCAGACTGATGAGAGTCTCAGACCGGCGGCGACGCTGCCGCATGACATACGATGTAGCCGTATTGTGAGCGACACGGTAGACCCAAGTACGAAGTGAACATCGGAAACCGTAACCTGCGAAGCTTCGCCACAGTGCAAAGTGAATTTCCTGTAGGAGATCCTTCCGCTTGTCGGCGTCAGCTTCATAGGCTCTGGCCAATCGGTCCAGCGCGGCTCCATAGGCTTTGGCAACCTCTTGGTAGAGATCATCCTGGGTAGACTTTGCACCGGGCCGGAACCAATCTTGCTCCATATATAGGTAGTCATTCATCGGAGCAATTTCTGACAGTATTTTGCGCCCGGCCACGGACTTGCCCCGCCCGGTTGCGTAGGAACGTCTTCGATACTCCCGCTTGCCTTTCGCTCCTACGTGGCGGCGGCAAAAAGGGTATTGCCCCGAATTCAGCCGGCGGCGGCGACGAAAACACTGCTCGACGCATATCGAGCTACGCTTGAGGATGTATCCCGAGTCAAGCAGGAAACGCTGCCCTGACTTCAGAATAGTTTGCACATTCATCAATCCCTAAGTATGGTTCCAAGTAGGTACCCGCCGACAGCGCGCTGTCGGCTCAAGGGCCGCTTCACGGAGCGGCCCTTGCTTTTTGTGGGGGAGAAACTTTGCGAGTGAGAGTCTATGTTGACGGATTCAACCTGTATTGCGGAGCCTTAAAGGGAACACCATTCAAGTAGCTCAATCCTGTCGCACTCGCCGAGCAGGTGCTCCCACCCGGATGTACGGTAGACCGGGTGAACTACTTCACCGCCCGAGTGTCCGGAGCATCGAAACCGGGGGCGTCGGCCCGTCAACACGCCTATTTGAGTGCACTCAACACTTTGCCCCTCGTTACAGTCCATTTCGGAAGCTTTCTTGCCAAGACGGCGTGGCGGCCGCTCACAAACCTGCCGGTCGCCGATAAACGAATTGACACACCGACACCGGTAGAGCTGCCCGCCGGCAATCATCCGGTTTCAGGTTCACAGATTCTACCTGTGGGTAGTTATCCAACAGATACAAGGGGAAAGAAGAAACGTCGAAAGAGAAACCGAGCGCTCCCTGATGCGTTGATTGCCGAGGTCTACACGATGGAAGAGAAAGGCTCGGACGTTAACCTGGCGGCGCACCTGTTGAACGATGCCTGAAGAGGATTGTTCGACATGGCCACCGTCATATCCAACGATACCGATTTAATTACGCCAATTCGATTGGTGACTATTGAACGGAAGAAACCGGTGCTTGTCGTATGTCCTGGGCGGTGGCAGATGGCCCCAAAATTGAAGAATGCTGCAACTTATGGGAGGCACATCCACCGAGCAATGTTGAAGGCCGCGCAGTTTCCGGAACGGATTCCGGGGACAACGATCTCGAAACCAGAAGATTGGTGAGTGCCGACGCTCCCGAGGAAGCGGCCGGTCACGTGACGCGACTCACCATCTGCCGCGCCTGGGTAGGGAGGTCCATATCCGGACTGGGCCCGTGGCGGCGCATCAGCTCCCAGGCCCGGTCGGCCACGCCCTGCTCGATGTCCATCCCCTCCAGGCAGGCGCGGGATTCGTCCAGGAACTTGTGGCATTCGAAGAGGCGGCAGCCGGATTGCCAGACGGTGGGATCGCCACGGCGCTGGTAGCGAAAGTCGGCCGAGACCCGCAATTGAGGCGACCGGTTGGGAAGTCCGCAGTGGATCATGTGGGGGTGAAAGATCAGCACGTCGCCGGCCTGGTAGTCGGATCGCAACCAGGTCTTGGGC
Above is a genomic segment from Acidobacteriota bacterium containing:
- a CDS encoding S46 family peptidase, with the protein product MKQAAVSCLVLLVSLVFLPAIILAEEGMWRPGQLPALAEELRSLDPEVDAVALSDLTGHPMNAVIWLGGCTASFVSPQGLVITNHHCAYGSIQHNSSEGRNLLEEGFLAGGRDRELPAAPGTHVLVTVAVEDVTRSVLAAVPDGAGPRERYQAIEDRQKALVAECEQDPGHRCRVAAYSGGLEYELIKQLEIRDVRLVYAPALSIGKYGGDIDNWMWPRHTGDYAFYRAYMGPEGKPADYAEVNVPYRPRHHLRVSTRGVDTGDLVLVAGYPGGTDRYRLASEVEGVIRWDYPRRIKAFQQWHDIIERTVAGREDKALKYASLQASLNNVIKNYKGMLEGFAKSDILERKRALERDLQAWIEAGPPSRSGMKTAAGDLGKLVAESQSGREAALHYDFLGGRSSLLRAARRLYRLSRERQKPDEHREPGYQERDLTRIRERLKRIDRTFDPQVDRACWRQFVLDYAKLPAEQHVQAFDDWFGIRPTGVQEAKLDRRLDEMYGQTRLGDLETRISWMEAAPRDFEASLDPFIRMAVSLYDSDMEREESDKELQGRFDQARPRFMEALIAYNQSRGKSVYPDANSTLRVTYGTVKGYSARDGLRYLPFTTLRGILEKYTGQEPFNAPLGQLKLIRGREFGDYYVKALDSVPVNFLSTLDATGGNSGSPTLNGRGELVGLLFDGNWESIVADWDFIPAITRSIHVDIRYALWIMEHLDAAHHLLSEMGVKAVSADTESRPEQTGR
- a CDS encoding M23 family metallopeptidase, yielding MTEAPVSRFRSLLRWALPVLLAVLLLPSWILFFSRGMLAVYGWLALISVGQLLAPLTILVLMMHAIRKRRFSRPMWVASALALVALWPGLWSFGVLMMAFPYDIERSVPPATVRLPSNEPVRVAWGGDRLAVNYHVSTPDQRWAYDLVVEPAAHGSEDPEDYGCYGTPVVAPVSARVHYSTDGAPDHTPGAVSNDMQNPTGNTVVLALDTETYLVIAHLKTGSVLVGAGDQVQEGEPIGACGNSGNTSEPHIHIHHQRQDPRNRPLNFSEGLPLYFRDHDGAAMPEGGVKISNGKVTLAGAKVKHSLTE
- a CDS encoding RNA polymerase sigma factor, which translates into the protein MNVQTILKSGQRFLLDSGYILKRSSICVEQCFRRRRRLNSGQYPFCRRHVGAKGKREYRRRSYATGRGKSVAGRKILSEIAPMNDYLYMEQDWFRPGAKSTQDDLYQEVAKAYGAALDRLARAYEADADKRKDLLQEIHFALWRSFAGYGFRCSLRTWVYRVAHNTATSYVMRQRRRRSETLISLQEIEMIADSEEVDLAADRHKTLERLLNLIQRLKPLDRQVMLSYLEGVDAGSIGEIVGISPANVATRIHRLKSILINRFRRRMKP